CGAGGACCCCGGCGTCTACCAGCAGATCCGGTTGGCCTGCCCGGAGTACGACGTGGTCGGCTTGGCGGTCCCCGGCGTGCCGGGCGTCGCCCACTTCGGACACACCGGTCCGGTGGCCTGGGCCATCACCAACGCGATGGCCGACTACCAGGACGTGTACGCCGAGCGGCTGCGCCGCCGCGACGGCGGGGTCGAGGCGTACGGCCCGGACGGCTGGCGTCCCGCCGACACGCACCCGGAGACCGTCGAGGTGGCCGGGGCGGACCCGGTCGGCGTGGAGGTCGTCGAGACGGCGCGCGGGCCGGTCGTCGCGGGCGGCCCCGACGAGGGGACGGCGCTGAGTCTGCGCCACCCGCCGCGGGTGCTCGCGGACCTCGGCTTCGCCACGCTGCCCGCCCTGCTGCGCGCCCGTACGGTCGCCGACGTGGACGCGGCCGTCGACCGCTGGGTCGAGCCGGTCAACGTGCTCCTGGCCGCCGACACCGCCGGTGGCCTACTGCACCGGGTCGCCGGGGCGGTGCCCGTGCGGCATCCGACGAACCGGCTGCGGGTGGTGCCGGCGTGGGCGCCGGAGCACGCGTGGCAGGGCTGGCATGCGCCGATGCCCCGCGCGGAGGTCGACGGCCGGGCGGTGATGGCGAACGAGCGCGGGCTGGCCGCGCCGCTGGGCGTCGAGTTCGCCCCGCCGTACCGGGCGGACCGCATCGGGCACCTGCTGGACGCCCGGCCGACGTGGACGGCCGACCGGATGTCGGCCGTGCAGACCGACACCCACCTGGGCTCGGCCGCGCCGCTGCTCGCCCGCCTGGCCGGGCTCACGGGGCTCGACCCGGCCGCCGGGGCGCTGCGGGACCGGCTGCTGCGCTGGGACCGGCGGATGGCCGCCGACAGCACCGACGCCGCCGCGTTCGCGCTGGTCCGCGCGGCCGTCGTACGCGGGCTCGCCGCGCACCCCGTGCTGGCGCCGCTCGCCGACCCGCCGCCACATCCCGACGTGTTCCAGCCCTGGCTCGCGCTGGTGCCCCGGGTCGCGTACGCCCTGCCGGCGCTGCTGGCCACCCCGCTGCTGCCCGCCGCCGACGTGGACGCGCTGCTGCGCGCCGCCCTGACCGAGGTGGCGGCGGACGAGGCCGCCCGGGGCGGGCTGCCGCCCTGGGGTGAGC
This genomic stretch from Micromonospora krabiensis harbors:
- a CDS encoding penicillin acylase family protein — protein: MSARLFRDRWGVPHLRATDHRALAVAQGRVTAYDRAWQLEVERHRAAGSSASFLGADEVGWDRFARQARLVDTARRCYAALDAETADWVRAYVEGVNAGLPAGAARTPEFAAVGLTPGRWEPWTPLAVWLGHHILFAGFPTKLWREHVAQRLGGAHADLFAADQPTTAGSNGWLLAGGRTATGAALLAGDPHRFIEDPGVYQQIRLACPEYDVVGLAVPGVPGVAHFGHTGPVAWAITNAMADYQDVYAERLRRRDGGVEAYGPDGWRPADTHPETVEVAGADPVGVEVVETARGPVVAGGPDEGTALSLRHPPRVLADLGFATLPALLRARTVADVDAAVDRWVEPVNVLLAADTAGGLLHRVAGAVPVRHPTNRLRVVPAWAPEHAWQGWHAPMPRAEVDGRAVMANERGLAAPLGVEFAPPYRADRIGHLLDARPTWTADRMSAVQTDTHLGSAAPLLARLAGLTGLDPAAGALRDRLLRWDRRMAADSTDAAAFALVRAAVVRGLAAHPVLAPLADPPPHPDVFQPWLALVPRVAYALPALLATPLLPAADVDALLRAALTEVAADEAARGGLPPWGELHRLTPWQASPHPHAGPAPELAGDHDCVLATSSVPGVTHGCLRGPAARLVWDLADRAGSRWVVPFGASGVPGDAHHDDQAPSWLAGDLLPVTTDWDQLTEERDDR